The DNA region GAGATAGAGCGTCTCGTCAGGGACCTCAACTACCACAACTACCGCTACTACGTCCTGGACAGCCCCGTCATCTCCGACGCCGACTACGACCAACTCCTCAGAAGGCTCAAGGACCTGGAGGAGGAGACGGGCCTTGTCCTTCCCGACTCCCCCACCCAGCGCGTGGGGGCCCCGCCCCTGGAGAAGTTCCGGAAGGTCCGCCACGCCCAGCCCATGCTCTCCCTGGACAACGCCTTCTCGGCCGACGAGGTCAGGGAGTTCGACCGCCGGGTAAAGAGGTTCCTGGGGACGGAGGAGGACATAGAGTACACGGTGGAGCCCAAGTACGACGGCCTGGCCATCGAGCTTTCCTACCAGAAGGGCGCCCTGGCCACCGCCTCCACGCGGGGGGACGGCTACGAGGGGGAAGACGTCACCGTGAACATAAGGACCATCCATGCCGTGCCCCTCGCCCTTCGGGGCGAGCCGCCCCCGGAGCGGCTGGACGTGCGGGGGGAGGTCTACATGGACATCGAGGAGTTCGAGGAGCTGAACCGGGAGAAGACGGCCCGGGGAGAGGCCCCCTTCGCCAACCCGCGAAACGCCGCCGCCGGCTCGGTCCGCCAGCTGGACAGTTCCATCACCGCCCGCAGAAAGCTGCACGCGGCCTGCTACGGCGTGGGGGCGCAGGAAGGCGCGCGCTTCGACACCCAGTGGGAGATGCTCGCCTGGCTCCGGGCGGCGCGGTTTCCGGTGCCGGTTATGATGCGCCTGGCGCGGGGGATTGAGGAGGTCCTCGCCCACATAAAAAACATAGAGGAGGCCCGCCACACCTTCGCCTTCGAGGCGGACGGCGCGGTGGTGAAGGTAAACGACCTGGCCCTTCAGGACCGCCTGGGGGCCAGGACCCGTGAGCCCCGCTGGGCGGTGGCCTACAAGTTCCCGGCCCACCGGGGGGTGACGGTGATAGAGCACATCGTGCCCAGCGTGGGAAGAACGGGGGTCGTCACCCCCATCGCCTTCCTCAAGCCCGTGCGCGTCGGCGGGGTCACGGTCTCCCGCTCCACCCTCCATAACTGGGACGAGATAGAGCGCAAGGACGCCCGCGTGGGGGACACCGTGGTGGTGGAGCGGGCCGGGGACGTCATCCCCCACGTGGTGGAGGTAAAGAAGGAAAAGCGCACGGGGACGGAGAGAAAGGTTCCCCCGCCCCAGCGCTGCCCGGAGTGCGGCTCCCGGGTGGTGCGCGAGGAAGGAGAGGTGGCCTACCGCTGCTTGGGCCTGAACTGCCCCAAGCAGGTGCGCGGAAGAATAGAGCACTATGCCTCCCGGG from Nitrospirota bacterium includes:
- the ligA gene encoding NAD-dependent DNA ligase LigA, which produces MAKPGPEKKAEPKKRAEIERLVRDLNYHNYRYYVLDSPVISDADYDQLLRRLKDLEEETGLVLPDSPTQRVGAPPLEKFRKVRHAQPMLSLDNAFSADEVREFDRRVKRFLGTEEDIEYTVEPKYDGLAIELSYQKGALATASTRGDGYEGEDVTVNIRTIHAVPLALRGEPPPERLDVRGEVYMDIEEFEELNREKTARGEAPFANPRNAAAGSVRQLDSSITARRKLHAACYGVGAQEGARFDTQWEMLAWLRAARFPVPVMMRLARGIEEVLAHIKNIEEARHTFAFEADGAVVKVNDLALQDRLGARTREPRWAVAYKFPAHRGVTVIEHIVPSVGRTGVVTPIAFLKPVRVGGVTVSRSTLHNWDEIERKDARVGDTVVVERAGDVIPHVVEVKKEKRTGTERKVPPPQRCPECGSRVVREEGEVAYRCLGLNCPKQVRGRIEHYASRGALDIEGLGEKNVALLHERGLVHHFTDIYRLRKEDLLALPRFAEKSAQNLMDAIEASKETTLARFLYGLGIPHVGEHAARLLARHFRSLEDLYGISPERITEIKQMGEKIALAVSRFFGEEKNVKALKELKALGVRITNPEYRAPAEEEAERGPLAGLTFVVTGTMPRSRKEVEALIEEAGGQATGSVSRSTDYLVVGENPGDAKLTRARDLEVKRISYEELLEMLGKGSPPGTLF